Proteins encoded in a region of the Bacteroidota bacterium genome:
- a CDS encoding NUDIX hydrolase — translation MENNPWITKKSEDVYESPWIKVVKHDVLNPAGKPATYSVVNFKNLAIGILPIDNEGFTWLVGQWRYPLEEYCWEIPEGGGPLGIDPLNSAKRELKEETGIVAKDFQEIMRLHLSNSATNELAIVYLAKNLDFESAEPEESEVLQVKRIHLNEAYDWVMTGKITDAISVAAILKTKIMMEQGLI, via the coding sequence ATGGAAAACAACCCCTGGATTACAAAAAAATCTGAAGATGTTTACGAATCTCCTTGGATTAAAGTCGTGAAACACGATGTTTTAAACCCAGCCGGAAAACCGGCTACTTATAGCGTTGTTAATTTTAAAAACCTCGCCATTGGAATTTTACCCATTGATAATGAAGGCTTTACATGGCTCGTTGGACAATGGCGCTATCCATTGGAAGAGTACTGCTGGGAAATTCCGGAAGGCGGAGGACCTCTTGGAATTGATCCTTTAAATTCTGCCAAACGCGAATTAAAAGAAGAGACCGGGATTGTTGCCAAAGACTTCCAAGAAATTATGCGTTTGCATTTAAGCAACTCGGCCACTAATGAATTAGCCATTGTTTATTTAGCTAAAAATTTAGATTTTGAATCGGCCGAACCTGAAGAGAGCGAGGTTCTTCAAGTAAAACGAATTCATCTGAATGAAGCCTACGATTGGGTAATGACAGGGAAAATTACGGATGCCATCTCTGTTGCTGCTATATTAAAAACAAAAATTATGATGGAGCAAGGCCTCATTTGA
- a CDS encoding bifunctional phosphoglucose/phosphomannose isomerase, whose product MKKLVENFPNQLREAFDIANGAKLSPKNNIQNVIITGLGGSGIGGTIISELVSDNCPVPVTINKDYFLPAFTGPNTLVIISSYSGNTEETLQAMEQAIAKKAQVVCVTSGGKVAELASKNNFDVITIPGGNPPRSCIGYSLVQLIKIFTFYKLAPESLLNEVKGCVTLLEKEKTHITQEALHIAKELNNKLPIIYSLGGSEGVCVRFRQQINENSKMLCWHHVFPEMNHNELVGWTSKNDALKVITFHTSFDYARTKKRYEVCKPVFEKYSSGVIDVMAKGQNKLEQFIYLINIGDWISVYIAEIKNIDAVEVNIINHLKNELSKF is encoded by the coding sequence ATGAAAAAGCTAGTTGAAAATTTTCCAAACCAATTACGTGAAGCATTTGATATTGCGAATGGAGCAAAATTATCTCCTAAAAACAATATTCAAAATGTTATCATTACCGGGCTTGGCGGCTCAGGCATTGGAGGTACTATTATCAGCGAACTTGTTTCAGATAATTGTCCTGTACCTGTTACCATTAACAAAGATTATTTTTTACCGGCATTTACCGGCCCTAATACTTTAGTGATTATTTCTTCCTACTCCGGAAATACGGAAGAAACACTACAAGCCATGGAACAAGCCATTGCAAAAAAAGCACAAGTGGTTTGTGTTACCAGCGGCGGTAAAGTGGCTGAATTAGCTTCAAAAAATAATTTTGATGTGATTACAATTCCCGGAGGAAATCCACCACGTTCTTGTATTGGTTATTCTTTAGTTCAACTAATAAAAATATTTACCTTCTATAAGCTCGCGCCGGAATCATTACTAAATGAAGTTAAAGGCTGCGTTACATTATTAGAAAAAGAAAAAACTCATATCACTCAGGAAGCCCTTCATATTGCGAAAGAATTAAATAACAAATTACCGATTATTTATTCTTTAGGAGGAAGTGAAGGTGTGTGTGTTCGATTCAGACAACAAATTAATGAAAACAGTAAAATGCTTTGCTGGCATCATGTATTTCCTGAAATGAATCACAATGAATTGGTAGGCTGGACTTCAAAAAATGATGCTTTAAAAGTTATTACTTTCCACACTTCGTTTGATTATGCCCGCACTAAAAAACGTTATGAAGTGTGCAAACCCGTTTTTGAAAAATATTCTTCAGGCGTAATTGATGTAATGGCAAAAGGCCAAAATAAGTTAGAACAATTTATTTATCTCATTAATATCGGAGATTGGATTAGTGTTTACATCGCGGAAATTAAAAATATCGATGCGGTTGAAGTAAACATTATCAATCATCTTAAAAACGAACTCTCAAAATTTTAA